A single region of the Salvia splendens isolate huo1 chromosome 18, SspV2, whole genome shotgun sequence genome encodes:
- the LOC121775927 gene encoding phosphatidate cytidylyltransferase, mitochondrial-like has translation MDAEKIPQHASFLDTLPPVEFACIYGSSLHPNNSDKTSMIDYILGVENPQQWHTENLKLNRDHYASWMVHLGGARMITGVADHIGVRIHFNPFVSHRHRMFKYGVVRMNDLVRDISGWESFYLSGRLQKPVNVVVDNSEIEKLNFVNVKAATAAALLLLPSKISEEELYAKICSLSYMGDLRMLFAEDRNKVRKIVHGQFELFQQMYNPFIEEFAAQDLLRMSSSGDKKLKLIQDCGQSTTCSLVSSLPLPLRCHTGMKLGEKKTIEESGRAAQKIAIKKEEAADCIRKTLRRKVMVSSARQAVAGLLTAGAVHGVKYVGSKMKKAWRSWR, from the exons ATGGATGCTGAAAAGATACCTCAGCATGCGAGTTTTCTCGACACTCTGCCTCCTGTTGAGTTCGCCTGTATATATGGATCCTCTCTCCATCCAAACAATTCTGATAAG ACATCCATGATAGATTACATTCTTGGTGTGGAGAATCCCCAACAATGGCACACGGAG AATCTGAAGTTAAATCGGGATCATTATGCGTCATGGATGGTCCACCTTGGGGGTGCGCGGATG ATAACTGGGGTTGCAGATCATATTGGTGTCCGTATACATTTCAACCCCTTTGTTTCTCACAGACATCGg ATGTTCAAATACGGTGTTGTTCGTATGAATGATCTTGTTCGGGACATATCGGGTTGGGAGAGTTTCTATCTGAGTGGCCGTTTGCAGAAACCT GTTAACGTTGTAGTAGACAACTCGGAGATAGAAAAACTCAACTTTGTAAACGTGAAGGCTGCAACAGCTGCTGCCCTCCTGCTTTTGCCATCAAAAATCAGTGAG GAAGAGTTGTACGCCAAAATATGTAGCCTCTCATACATGGGCGACTTACGAATGCTTTTCgcagaggatcgaaacaag GTGAGAAAGATTGTACATGGACAATTTGAGTTATTCCAACAAATGTACAATCCATTTATAGAGGAATTTGCAGCTCAAGACTTGCTTAGAATGTCATCTTCTGgtgataaaaaattaaagttaatCCAG GATTGTGGACAATCTACCACGTGCTCCCTCGTGTCTTCACTTCCTCTGCCTCTCAGGTGCCATACTGGGATGAAACTTGGAGAGAAGAAAACAATTGAAGAATCTG GTAGAGCTGCACAGAAAATAGCAATTAAAAAGGAAGAGGCTGCGGATTGCATCCGGAAGACCCTGAGACGCAAAGTCATGGTTTCCAGTGCAAGACAGGCGGTTGCAGGTCTACTAACCGCTGGTGCAGTTCACGGAGTGAAGTATGTCGGAAGCAAAATGAAGAAAGCATGGAGATCATGGCGGTAA
- the LOC121777276 gene encoding pentatricopeptide repeat-containing protein At3g57430, chloroplastic-like, whose amino-acid sequence MHCSLPIPSSPSLPNSIQTQNPPLIPTAPPDLTRSKHSWIESLRSHARSNSPNQALTTFIQMQAAGIPPDNYAFPAALKAATALQDLRLGKQIHASLVKLGYDSHATVSNTVLHMYAKCGSEVEQVFKVFDRIPQRDQVSWNSLINALCKYEEWELALEAFRLMGLEKIEPSSFTLVSVALACSNLKRGDGLRLGKQLHGYSLRVDERKTFTDNSLMAMYAKLGRVDDARIIFECFAHRDMVSWNTIISAFSQSDRFYEGLECFRGMNDEGFKPDGVTISSVLPACSHLELLDLGKEIHTFVVRNDGFMRNSFVTSALVDMYCNCKQVVSGRRVFESALDRKLGTWNAMFAGYAQNGFYLEAVRLFMKLMVMSGLFPNPTTMASVLPACVHCDAFVDKEVMHGYVLKLGLGSDRYVQNALMDLYSRVGKVDVSEYIFHSMESKDIVSYNTMITGYVVCGYHEDALILLHEMQTAEKNVEVSFRPNSVTLMTILPGCAALAALAKGKEIHAYAFRNGLESDVAVGSALVDMYAKCGCLVMARRVFESMPNRNVITWNAMILACGMHGEGDRALALFRKMADEVEPNEVTFIAVFAACSHSGLVDEGKRLFQTMKVEHGVEPIADHYACVVDLLGRAGRLDEAHDIINSMPVGLDKVGVWSSLLGACRIHQNVELGEISASNLFKLEANVASHYVLLSNIYSSAGLWEKANEVRRNMKSRRLKKEPGCSWIEYSGEVHKFVAGDTRHPQSEQLYAYLNDLFDRMKRDGYVPDTSCVLHNVDEEEKESLLCGHSERLAIAFGLLNTPRGSTIRVSKNLRVCNDCHSATKFISKIVDREIVVRDVRRFHHFKDGACSCGDYW is encoded by the coding sequence ATGCACTGCTCCCTCCCAATTCCTTCCTCACCATCTCTCCCCAATTCAATCCAAACCCAAAATCCACCGCTCATCCCCACCGCACCACCCGACCTCACCCGCTCCAAACACTCATGGATCGAATCCCTCCGCTCCCACGCCCGCTCAAACTCCCCCAATCAAGCCCTCACCACTTTCATCCAAATGCAAGCCGCCGGAATTCCCCCCGACAATTACGCTTTCCCCGCCGCCTTAAAGGCCGCCACCGCCCTCCAAGACCTCCGCCTCGGCAAGCAGATTCACGCCTCCCTCGTCAAATTGGGCTACGATTCCCACGCCACTGTCTCCAACACTGTTCTGCACATGTACGCCAAATGCGGCAGTGAAGTCGAGCAAGTCTTCAAGGTGTTCGACAGAATTCCCCAAAGAGACCAGGTTTCTTGGAACTCGCTGATAAACGCCCTGTGTAAATATGAGGAGTGGGAGTTGGCTTTGGAGGCTTTCCGCTTGATGGGGCTGGAGAAAATCGAGCCTAGCTCGTTTACTTTAGTCAGTGTCGCTCTTGCTTGTAGCAATTTGAAAAGGGGCGATGGATTGAGGCTTGGGAAGCAGCTTCATGGGTATAGCTTGAGAGTCGATGAGAGAAAGACGTTTACGGATAATTCTTTGATGGCGATGTATGCGAAATTGGGGAGAGTGGATGATGCTAGGATCATATTTGAGTGTTTTGCTCATCGTGATATGGTGTCGTGGAACACGATCATCAGTGCGTTTTCGCAGAGTGATAGATTCTACGAGGGTTTGGAGTGTTTCCGTGGTATGAATGATGAAGGGTTTAAGCCGGATGGGGTTACCATTTCGAGCGTGCTCCCGGCTTGTTCCCATTTGGAGCTGTTGGATTTGGGGAAAGAGATTCATACTTTTGTAGTGAGGAATGATGGTTTCATGAGGAATTCCTTTGTGACAAGTGCTTTGGTGGATATGTATTGTAACTGTAAGCAAGTTGTGAGTGGGAGAAGAGTTTTCGAGAGTGCATTGGATCGGAAGCTTGGGACATGGAATGCTATGTTTGCTGGCTATGCGCAAAACGGGTTTTACTTGGAGGCGGTGAGGTTGTTCATGAAGTTGATGGTTATGTCCGGTTTATTCCCTAACCCGACCACAATGGCTAGTGTGTTGCCGGCTTGTGTGCACTGCGATGCTTTTGTTGATAAAGAGGTTATGCACGGATACGTCTTGAAGCTGGGGCTTGGGAGTGATAGATACGTTCAAAATGCTCTAATGGACTTGTATTCCAGGGTCGGGAAGGTGGATGTTTCGGAATATATATTTCACAGTATGGAAAGCAAAGATATCGTGTCTTACAACACAATGATAACTGGCTATGTGGTGTGTGGTTACCACGAAGATGCTCTTATCTTATTACACGAGATGCAAACAGCTGAAAAGAACGTTGAGGTCTCGTTTAGACCTAATTCTGTAACACTCATGACCATTCTCCCTGGCTGTGCTGCTCTGGCAGCTCTAGCGAAAGGAAAGGAGATTCATGCTTATGCGTTTAGAAATGGATTGGAATCGGATGTGGCTGTTGGAAGTGCGCTCGTTGATATGTATGCCAAGTGCGGTTGCTTGGTTATGGCTCGGAGAGTTTTTGAGAGCATGCCTAATAGGAATGTAATAACATGGAATGCTATGATCCTAGCTTGTGGGATGCACGGAGAGGGAGACAGGGCGTTGGCACTTTTTAGGAAAATGGCGGACGAAGTTGAGCCTAACGAGGTTACTTTTATTGCAGTATTTGCAGCTTGCAGTCATTCCGGGCTGGTTGATGAAGGCAAAAGATTGTTCCAGACGATGAAAGTAGAACATGGAGTCGAACCTATTGCTGATCACTATGCTTGTGTTGTTGACCTTCTTGGTCGAGCAGGGCGGCTTGATGAAGCGCATGACATCATCAACTCGATGCCTGTGGGGCTCGACAAGGTTGGGGTGTGGAGTAGTTTGCTTGGTGCTTGCAGGATCCATCAAAACGTAGAGCTCGGGGAGATCTCAGCATCCAATCTGTTTAAGCTAGAAGCGAACGTTGCGAGCCATTACGTCCTGCTGTCAAATATCTACTCTTCGGCCGGGCTCTGGGAGAAGGCTAATGAAGTTCGTAGGAATATGAAAAGCAGGCGGCTGAAGAAAGAACCCGGATGCAGCTGGATCGAGTACAGTGGCGAGGTGCACAAGTTTGTGGCTGGGGACACGAGGCACCCCCAGAGCGAGCAGCTGTACGCATATCTGAATGATCTGTTCGATAGGATGAAGAGGGACGGTTACGTGCCTGACACGTCGTGTGTTCTTCACAATGTTgacgaggaggagaaggagagcCTGCTGTGTGGGCACAGCGAGCGACTGGCGATTGCGTTCGGCCTCCTTAACACGCCTCGTGGCTCGACCATTCGAGTCTCGAAGAATCTGAGAGTCTGTAACGATTGCCACTCTGCGACAAAATTCATCTCCAAGATTGTTGATAGGGAGATTGTTGTGAGGGATGTTAGGCGGTTCCATCATTTCAAGGATGGTGCTTGCTCTTGTGGAGATTATTGGTGA
- the LOC121777277 gene encoding protein PLASTID TRANSCRIPTIONALLY ACTIVE 14-like, which translates to MATSLLHPPPHCIFTNHHRRSRQLVNRRRNGPVLRAALITNEDTFSAISASDFPLFQTALPAEPTPASQLEPADPDFYKIGYVRNMRAYGIEFREGPDGFGVYASKDIAPLRRSRLIMEIPLELMLTISQKLPWMFFPDIIPVGHPIFDIINSTNPETDWDLRLACLILYAFDCKDNFWQLYGDFLPAADECTSLLLATEEDLLELQDNELASTVRQQQQRALEFWEKNWHSAVPLKVKRLAQEPERFLWAMSMAQSRCINKQIRIGALTQDTNMLIPYADMLNHSFKPNCFFHWRFKDRMLEVMINAGQGVKKGDEMTVSYMNGQMNNFFMERYGFSSPVNPWDVIQFSGNARIHLDSFLSVFNISGLPEEYYHNSKLSYDDDSFVDGAIIAAARTIPTWSDGDIPPIPSAERKAVKDLQEECHQMLAEFPTTAEQDEEILESIPEARRTQEAAIKYRMHRKLFMEKVIQALDIYQERLLF; encoded by the exons ATGGCTACGTCGCTCCTGCATCCACCACCGCACTGCATCTTCACCAATCACCACCGCCGCAGCCGCCAGCTGGTGAATCGGCGGAGGAATGGTCCGGTGTTACGTGCGGCTTTGATTACTAACGAAGACACATTTTCTGCAATTTCCGCGTCCGATTTCCCTCTCTTCCAAACCGCGCTCCCTGCCGAACCTACTCCTGCTTCTCAG TTGGAGCCAGCGGATCCCGATTTCTATAAGATAGGCTATGTTAGGAATATGCGAGCTTATGGAATCGAGTTCAGAGAAGGTCCCGATGGATTTGGAGTGTATGCGTCCAAAGATATCGCGCCTCTTCGCCGTTCCAGG TTGATTATGGAGATTCCACTGGAATTGATGCTAACTATAAGTCAAAAACTCCCTTGGATGTTCTTCCCGGATATTATACCGGTTGGTCATCCTATCTTCGACATAATCAACTCAACCAACCCCGAG acagattgggacctgaGGTTGGCATGTCTTATTCTATACGCGTTCGATTGCAAGGATAATTTTTGGCAGCTGTATGGCGACTTCTTACCTGCTGCTGATGAGTGTACCAGCTTACTTCTTGCAACAGAG GAGGACCTTCTGGAGTTGCAGGATAATGAACTTGCTTCTACAGTAAGACAACAGCAACAACGAGCTTTGGAGTTTTGGGAGAAAAACTGG CACTCTGCAGTACCCCTTAAAGTAAAACGCCTTGCTCAAGAGCCTGAAAGATTCTTGTGGGCCATGAGTATGGCACAATCTCGTTGTATAAACAAGCAAATCAGAATTGGTGCCCTAACTCAAGATACTAACATGCTCATTCCTTATGCCG ATATGTTAAATCATTCTTTCAAGCCGAATTGTTTCTTCCACTGGCGTTTCAAGGATCGAATGCTTGAGGTCATGATAAATGCTGGGCAAGGGGTCAAAAAGGGCGATGAG ATGACTGTCAGTTACATGAATGGACAGATGAATAACTTCTTCATGGAAAGATATGGGTTTTCATCTCCAGTG AATCCTTGGGATGTTATCCAGTTCTCTGGCAATGCACGGATTCATTTGGATTCTTTCTTATCCGTCTTCAATATATCTGGTCTTCCCGAAGAATATTACCACAACA GTAAGCTATCGTATGATGACGATAGCTTTGTTGATGGGGCCATTATCGCTGCTGCTAGAACAATACCCACTTGGTCAGACGGGGACATCCCTCCCATTCCAAGTGCAGAAAGAAAAGCTGTGAAGGACTTACAAGAAGAATGCCATCAAATGCTTGCAGAGTTTCCTACAACCGCAGAGCAAGATGAAGAAATTCTAG AGTCGATCCCTGAAGCTAGGAGGACGCAAGAAGCTGCGATAAA GTACAGGATGCACCGGAAGTTGTTCATGGAGAAGGTTATTCAGGCACTGGATATTTACCAAGAGAGGTTATTATTTTAA